The sequence below is a genomic window from Pirellulales bacterium.
GACTCTCCTTGTCTGCCTCGTCCTCGACCTCCAGGATAATAGACCGCGCTTGCAAAGCCCCATAGGATTTGGGTGTCAGCGCGATGATCTCCTTCGCGACCCGTAGCGCATCAGGATCATTCAGCGACTGAAGACAGAGCGCGTAATCAAGCAGCGTTGACGCTCGAACTTCTTTCGATCTCTTCCGGGCTAGAAGGCGTTCGAGAAGAATTTTGGCGTCGCCATGCTCCCCCATCATCCGGGTGCTCGTCGCGAGAAGCAGCTCAAGGGTGTCTCTATCGTCGTCGTAACCGACTTCGGGGACTACTGCTAGCACGTCGCGGCAGACTGTGGCGCAGTTTCTGTACGATTTGCCCTTCATTAGCGCGCCGCAGTAGATTCGGCAAAGATTCAAGATTGGTCCAGCTTTATCTGCGCTACGCCAAGTAGCGGCGTTGGTTAGCATGCTTAAAACCAACGAATGGGGATTTTGCAAGAGGGTGCCGTCGTCCGACGTCAATGCGCCGTCAAGTTTTTGCAGCCGGGCGCGGCCAGTGCGCCACTCTTCTCCAAAATACAATGAAGTAGCCTTTCGGGTCAGCGCATCGATCTCGCGTTCTGTCATCAGCGAAAGGACGTAATCTCGCACAGGACGCGGTGCAACGAGCACCTTCAACCGCTCATCGTCTCCGCCCGATGCTTGCAAGAGAATACTGGAAGTTCGAACGTCAAGAAGCCCTCGATCCAGCAGTTCAATGGCTTGTTTCGCATGGAACGGTGTTTGATTCTCGAAATATTTCAAGCGTTGCAGCGATTCCCCGTGCGGCAAAATTGCCATCACTTTTAGCAAGAGAAAAGCGCGCTTAACAAAGGGGTCGGGAGAATTCGATAGCTCAGCAACTGTATTCACTAATGACTGAGGAACCGATTCGCTGGCGGCGTCGATAGCATTGGGTACGCCAGCCGTCGCGGACCCCAGTTCCGACAAGTTGATGATTCGAAGCGCCTTCAACGCTTCGTCAATCTTTCCCGGAACTCCGTCAGTGTGTCGAAAAATCTCGCTAACCGCTCGCGGTGTCCTGAGTTCGGGCGTTGACCTCGGGTGGCCTACTATATAGGCGCGTGTATCCGGTTCGTCCAAGGTATGGAGCTCGATCGGCTCTAGACTGCGGGAACGCGGCGCGGCGCGGCTAACCATGAAAACTATGACCTCTGGGCAGAAGTCTTGAACCATCCTTGCGAGGGCTTCAACGTCGTGTTCGATATGCGTCGCCGCGTCGCCCAGTCCGACCGGAGCTTCATCGAAAATCAACGTCGCTTTCCCGGTGTTGGCTAAAGCCTTGCAAAACTCTGAGAATGCGCAACCCGCTTGCGTCGCGAACTGCTCTAAAAAGTCCGCACGGGAAGCGTAGCTGCCCAGATTTACCTTAAATACTGGGTGCGTGTCGTGCGATGAACGCTTGGCTACCGACCAAAGGAAGCCATCGATTCCAAGCCCCCAGTCTGCGCAAATCCACGCCATCTTGTTTTTGCGCAGGCTTTCGAGGCAAGCTTTCTGTTGTAGCGGCCGGACAGCAAGGTGCTGAGCTTGTTCCGGAAGAGGATATAGCGTGGTAGAGAGAGCTTCGTCCCAAAGCGCGGTGCTTTGGGAAACGGCGGCGGCTAGGTCGACGGCTGGCGATGCAGCGACAACAACGGCTTTCGACAAAGCGGTTCTGCTGATGAGCATTCGCTCTGTTAAAAACTCGGTACCGGGCGAGAGCGGGAAATTATAGTCAGGAACAATCATCCGATCGCCGGCGCGGTTGACGTGGGCGATCCGCGGCCATAACTGCCAAGTGCCTTCTCCTTGGTCGAACAGAATCTTGCCGACTGAATAGCCGTGCACGCGGTCCACGCTCCCGTTTTTAAAATGTTGTAGGCCAAAGAGGGACGTACTCTGTACGTATTTGCGTACTGATTCTCCGCCGCGATAGTGGGTTACGGCGTCGGCTTCATGCATATGTCCGTATAGATGGGCGGTAAATCGGCCTGAAGCGTAGATTTCCGACTGAAAGTCC
It includes:
- a CDS encoding metallophosphoesterase, encoding MTSDHFSWLHLSDLHVGQHSSGWLWPSFKAKFLDDLARLAEVAGPLNLVVFSGDLTQSGKAEEYVALSNTLADIWERLDKLGQNPPIFCVPGNHDLVRPPSTDAHVRVLKRWWDEPEVMREFWENDTNGYRNTIENAFANYTAWQEDIQKSGITGLPLNRGLLPGDVSASVQADGVSVGLIGLNSAFLQIGGEDYERKLALDPRQLNAVTGDDPPAWCSRHDVNFLVTHHPSTWLHEKAHRDFQSEIYASGRFTAHLYGHMHEADAVTHYRGGESVRKYVQSTSLFGLQHFKNGSVDRVHGYSVGKILFDQGEGTWQLWPRIAHVNRAGDRMIVPDYNFPLSPGTEFLTERMLISRTALSKAVVVAASPAVDLAAAVSQSTALWDEALSTTLYPLPEQAQHLAVRPLQQKACLESLRKNKMAWICADWGLGIDGFLWSVAKRSSHDTHPVFKVNLGSYASRADFLEQFATQAGCAFSEFCKALANTGKATLIFDEAPVGLGDAATHIEHDVEALARMVQDFCPEVIVFMVSRAAPRSRSLEPIELHTLDEPDTRAYIVGHPRSTPELRTPRAVSEIFRHTDGVPGKIDEALKALRIINLSELGSATAGVPNAIDAASESVPQSLVNTVAELSNSPDPFVKRAFLLLKVMAILPHGESLQRLKYFENQTPFHAKQAIELLDRGLLDVRTSSILLQASGGDDERLKVLVAPRPVRDYVLSLMTEREIDALTRKATSLYFGEEWRTGRARLQKLDGALTSDDGTLLQNPHSLVLSMLTNAATWRSADKAGPILNLCRIYCGALMKGKSYRNCATVCRDVLAVVPEVGYDDDRDTLELLLATSTRMMGEHGDAKILLERLLARKRSKEVRASTLLDYALCLQSLNDPDALRVAKEIIALTPKSYGALQARSIILEVEDEADKESQLLKLEAEARKKGANVVANNLVLARATTLDSDSDLISALREVHMTATAAGDAYNAARAAVKLGALILKETGTMSRSDLNNLIRAYQYFYGERSGALFLAAHKSLWQSFEAHNDTRNLLSLFRHSSFLWRLYGNDDRERSYVERLTQAARHLLTEDVLTADQDTAYFLVRATDWKSDGRALLGSSASLVASTSSGDA